In the Insulibacter thermoxylanivorax genome, one interval contains:
- the trpB gene encoding tryptophan synthase subunit beta: MATTMPDQYGRFGKFGGRYVPETLMNALHELEEAYLHYSQQPDFQDELRYLLQQYSGRPTSLYYAERLTQHLGGAKIYLKREDLNHTGAHKINNAIGQAVLAKRMGKRKVIAETGAGQHGVATATVAALLGLECKVFMGEEDTKRQALNVFRMKLLGAEVIPVTSGTRTLKDACNETLRYWVSNVHDTYYILGSATGPHPYPMMVRDFQRIIGDETKKQIMEQEGRLPDVIIACVGGGSNAAGMFYPFIEETSVRLIGVEAAGKGIDTGEHAATMAKGKEGVFQGSYSYLLQDEYGQVLPAYSISAGLDYPGVGPEHAYLKYTGRAEYVPATDQEALDALQLLSRTEGIIPALESAHAVAYAAKLAPELSADQIIVVNLSGRGDKDVSQIMDLLGGEA, encoded by the coding sequence ATGGCAACCACGATGCCTGACCAATACGGGCGTTTCGGAAAATTCGGCGGAAGATATGTGCCGGAGACATTGATGAATGCATTGCACGAATTAGAAGAGGCTTATCTGCATTATTCGCAGCAGCCGGACTTCCAGGATGAGTTGCGCTATCTCTTGCAGCAATATTCCGGTCGTCCGACCTCATTATATTATGCTGAGCGGCTGACGCAGCATCTCGGCGGTGCGAAGATCTATCTGAAGCGGGAAGATCTGAACCATACCGGTGCTCATAAGATTAACAATGCCATCGGACAAGCCGTGCTGGCAAAACGCATGGGCAAGCGCAAGGTGATCGCCGAGACCGGAGCGGGACAACACGGCGTTGCTACGGCGACCGTTGCTGCTCTTCTGGGCTTGGAGTGCAAGGTCTTCATGGGAGAAGAAGATACGAAGCGGCAGGCGCTGAACGTCTTCCGGATGAAGCTCCTGGGCGCTGAAGTGATTCCCGTAACTTCGGGAACGCGCACGCTGAAGGATGCCTGCAATGAAACCCTGCGCTACTGGGTAAGCAATGTTCATGATACTTACTATATCCTCGGTTCAGCGACGGGTCCCCACCCTTATCCGATGATGGTGCGGGATTTCCAGCGGATCATCGGCGATGAGACGAAGAAGCAGATCATGGAGCAGGAGGGGCGCCTGCCCGATGTGATCATCGCCTGCGTGGGCGGCGGCAGCAACGCCGCGGGGATGTTCTATCCCTTCATCGAAGAAACTTCCGTCCGCCTGATCGGCGTGGAAGCGGCGGGCAAGGGGATCGATACAGGGGAACATGCGGCGACGATGGCGAAGGGCAAAGAAGGCGTATTCCAGGGATCCTACAGCTATCTGCTGCAAGATGAATACGGTCAGGTGCTGCCGGCCTATTCGATCTCAGCGGGTCTGGATTATCCGGGGGTTGGACCGGAGCATGCGTACTTGAAATATACAGGTCGTGCGGAATATGTACCGGCAACGGATCAGGAGGCACTGGATGCCCTGCAGTTGCTGAGCCGTACGGAGGGCATCATCCCGGCGCTGGAGAGCGCCCATGCGGTTGCCTATGCGGCGAAGCTGGCACCTGAACTCTCGGCTGATCAGATCATCGTCGTGAACCTGTCCGGCCGCGGGGACAAGGATGTCTCGCAGATCATGGATTTACTGGGAGGGGAAGCCTGA
- the hisC gene encoding histidinol-phosphate transaminase: MQPKSTIMDLPVYQPGKPIEEVKRELGLEEVIKLASNENPYGCSDLAKQAAMEELEANSFLYPDGASHELVQALAEFYQVRPEQILIGAGSDEIIALMTRAYLVPGDETIMATPSFPQYKHNAQIEGAVCIEVPLVNGTHDLEAMAARITEKTKIIWVCNPNNPSSTIVTRQQLEDFLAKVPDHVLVALDEAYFEYVEDEAYPDGLDYIDRPNVIVLRTFSKAYGLAALRIGYAVGDPQVIRAINQVRGPFNTTRASQAAARAALQDQDFIASCRERNRAGIEYLSREFEHLGLSYYPAYGNFILVDCRRDAKQLFESLLRKGIIVRGGHALGFPTSLRVTVGSMEDNEKFIRALEEVLAER; encoded by the coding sequence GTGCAACCAAAATCAACGATCATGGATCTGCCGGTATACCAACCCGGCAAACCGATAGAAGAAGTGAAGCGAGAATTGGGTCTTGAAGAAGTGATCAAGCTCGCATCAAATGAGAATCCCTACGGCTGTTCTGATTTGGCGAAACAAGCAGCGATGGAGGAACTGGAGGCCAACAGTTTCCTGTATCCTGACGGCGCCAGCCATGAACTGGTGCAAGCACTGGCGGAGTTCTATCAAGTCCGTCCCGAACAGATCCTCATCGGCGCGGGTTCCGATGAGATCATCGCGCTGATGACAAGGGCCTATCTGGTTCCGGGAGACGAGACGATCATGGCGACGCCGTCGTTTCCCCAATATAAGCACAATGCTCAGATCGAAGGAGCGGTTTGCATCGAGGTACCGCTGGTGAATGGCACCCATGATCTGGAAGCTATGGCAGCGCGCATCACCGAGAAGACGAAGATCATCTGGGTGTGCAACCCGAACAATCCCAGCAGCACGATCGTGACGAGACAGCAGCTGGAAGACTTCCTGGCGAAGGTGCCGGATCATGTCTTGGTCGCCCTGGACGAAGCGTACTTCGAATACGTGGAAGATGAAGCCTATCCCGATGGATTGGATTATATCGATCGTCCGAATGTCATCGTGCTTCGCACTTTCTCCAAGGCTTACGGCCTAGCTGCTCTGCGCATTGGCTACGCCGTCGGCGATCCGCAGGTGATCCGTGCGATCAACCAGGTGCGCGGTCCCTTCAATACGACGCGCGCCAGTCAAGCAGCGGCCCGGGCAGCCTTGCAGGATCAGGATTTTATCGCTTCCTGCCGGGAGAGAAATCGGGCGGGAATCGAGTACTTAAGCCGAGAGTTTGAACACTTGGGGCTCTCCTATTATCCCGCATACGGCAATTTCATCCTCGTGGATTGCCGGCGTGATGCGAAGCAGTTGTTCGAGTCGCTGCTGCGCAAAGGCATCATCGTGCGCGGCGGTCATGCGCTTGGTTTCCCGACGTCCTTACGCGTGACCGTTGGCAGCATGGAGGACAATGAGAAGTTCATCCGAGCGCTGGAAGAGGTATTGGCTGAGCGATGA
- the trpA gene encoding tryptophan synthase subunit alpha, whose product MNRIDAAFARLRERGETALMPFVTIGDPDLETSLEIIECLAKAGADMIELGVPYSDPLADGPVIQRASERALRNQVRITDVIQLAKQARDRGVEIPFILFSYYNPVLQLGPETFVKLLVEHDISGMIIPDLPIEEDEEMKALAAAHELHLIPLAAPTSEQRIAKIAGRASGFIYCVSSLGVTGERSQFSEEVDRFIETVRAASRVPVCVGFGISSREQVERFSKVSDGVIVGSAIVRKIEEALPLLQDAQTRKQGLLQIGQFVAQLKGQHLETLGE is encoded by the coding sequence ATGAATCGAATCGATGCCGCTTTTGCAAGACTCCGTGAGCGGGGAGAGACGGCTCTGATGCCCTTCGTGACGATCGGTGATCCCGATCTTGAGACCTCGCTAGAGATCATCGAATGCTTGGCAAAGGCCGGTGCGGACATGATCGAGCTGGGGGTTCCTTACTCCGATCCCCTGGCGGACGGACCAGTGATTCAACGCGCCTCCGAGCGGGCGCTTCGCAATCAGGTGCGGATCACCGATGTGATCCAGCTTGCCAAGCAGGCCAGGGATCGGGGCGTGGAGATTCCTTTTATCCTGTTCAGCTACTATAATCCCGTTCTTCAGTTAGGACCGGAGACATTCGTGAAGCTGCTGGTTGAGCATGACATCAGCGGCATGATCATTCCCGATCTGCCGATTGAAGAGGATGAGGAGATGAAGGCTCTGGCTGCCGCCCATGAACTGCATCTCATCCCGCTCGCAGCTCCGACTTCCGAGCAGCGGATCGCGAAGATTGCGGGCCGTGCCAGCGGATTTATCTACTGTGTCTCATCCCTCGGCGTCACCGGCGAACGCTCCCAATTCTCCGAGGAAGTTGACCGCTTCATCGAGACGGTTCGCGCGGCCAGCCGCGTGCCCGTATGCGTCGGTTTCGGCATCTCAAGCCGTGAGCAAGTGGAGCGCTTCTCGAAGGTGAGCGACGGAGTCATCGTCGGCAGCGCGATCGTTCGGAAGATCGAAGAAGCTCTCCCCCTTCTGCAAGATGCTCAGACTCGCAAGCAAGGACTGTTGCAAATTGGGCAATTTGTGGCACAATTAAAAGGACAACATCTCGAAACATTGGGGGAATAG